One Scomber scombrus chromosome 1, fScoSco1.1, whole genome shotgun sequence DNA segment encodes these proteins:
- the bbs4 gene encoding LOW QUALITY PROTEIN: Bardet-Biedl syndrome 4 protein (The sequence of the model RefSeq protein was modified relative to this genomic sequence to represent the inferred CDS: deleted 2 bases in 1 codon) produces the protein MATASTVAHPKMADEENAPSLPLASEAKKRRAPKAPDLPIVERRNWLIHQHYIRKDYDTCKAIIKEQLQETNGMCEYAIYVQALILRLEGKIQESLELFQSCAILNPNSTDNLKQVARSLFLLGKHKAAIEFYHEAARLNEKDWEISHNLGVCYFFIKDFKNAEEHLNAALQFQKHDKTFIMLGKVHLLVGESDRAIEVYKRAVEFSPENTELLTTLGLLFLQLGKYQKAFEHLGNALTFDPNNYKAILAAGSMMQTHGDFDVAMNKYRVAACAVPESPPLWNNIGMCFFGKKKYVAAISCLKRAHYLSPFDWKVLYNLGLVHLTMQQYASAFHFLSAAINLNPRMGDLYMLLAVALTNLEDVENATRSYEQAVTLDESNPLVNLNFAIFLYNHGDKKGALDQYQEMERKVNVLRDSSSSFEFDSELMDMAQKMGAALQVTESLVWTKPSKDSKLKPNSAAATKTPGAPLGTNQALGQAMSSAASYNRNIQLPTGVSKGPSVPLESEPDVEKAPSPPSDPPGSPEPAESENPKPKTSKKKSKVEE, from the exons ATGGCAACAGCTTCTACTGTTGCTCAT CCCAAGATGGCGGACGAGGAGAATGCCCCATCG CTCCCACTTGCTTCTGAAGCCAAGAAACGTCGGGCACCTAAAG CTCCAGATCTTCCCATTGTGGAGAGGAGAAACTGGCTAATACACCAGCACTATATCCGCAAAGATTATGACACCTGTAAG GCAATCATCAAAGAGCAGTTGCAGGAGACTAATGGAATGTGTGAATATGCCATATATGTTCAAG CACTAATCTTGCGTCTTGAGGGCAAGATCCAAGAGTCCCTGGAGCTGTTTCAGAGCTGTGCCATCCTTAATCCCAACAGCACTGACAATTTGAAGCAAGTGGCCAGATCACT ATTTCTCCTGGGAAAGCACAAAGCAGCTATTGAATTCTATCATGAAGCTGCGAGGCTCAACGAGAAAGACTGG GAGATCAGTCATAATCTGGGGGTGTGCTATTTCTTCATCAAAGACTTCAAAAAT GCTGAAGAGCATCTAAACGCAGCTCTCCAGTTCCAGAAACACGACAAGACTTTCATAATGCTCGGGAAGGTTCATTTGCTGGTGGGAGAATCTGACAGGGCCATCGAAGTGTACAAGAGGGCAGTGGA ATTCTCTCCGGAGAACACTGAACTCCTGACTACTCTTGGCCTGCTGTTTCTACAG CTTGGGAAATACCAAAAAGCTTTTGAGCACCTTGGAAATGCCCTCACGTTTGACCCCAACAATTATAAG GCCATCCTGGCTGCTGGCAGCATGATGCAGACCCATGGTGACTTTGATGTGGCCATGAACAAGTACAGAGTGGCGGCATGTGCTGTGCCCGAGAGCCCCCCTCTCTGGAACAACATCGGCATGTGCTTCTTTGGCAAAAAGAAATACGTAGCT GCCATCAGCTGCCTGAAGAGAGCCCATTACTTGTCTCCTTTTGACTGGAAAGTGTTGTACAACCTGGGTCTGGTGCACCTGACCATGCAGCAGTACGCTTCTGCCTTCCACTTCCTCAGCGCAGCCATCAACCTCAACCCAAGGATGGGGGATCTCTACATGTTGCTGGCAG TGGCTCTGACCAATTTGGAGGATGTAGAAAACGCCACCAGATCGTATGAACAAGCTGTGACTCTGGACGA atccAACCCTCTGGTCAACCTGAATTTTGCAATTTTCTTGTACAATCATGGTGATAAGAAGGGAGCTCTGGATCAATATcaggagatggagaggaaagTCAATGTGCTGAGAGACAGCAGTAGCAGCTTTGAGTTTGATTCTGAG CTAATGGACATGGCTCAGAAGATGGGAGCTGCCCTTCAGGTGACAGAGAGTCTGGTGTGGACTAAACCATCCAAAGACTCCAAGTTAAAACCCaactcagcagcagcaaccaaAACCCCCGGTGCTCCCCTTGGTACTAACCAAGCCCTGGGTCAGGCCATGTCTTCTGCTGCCAGTTACAACAGAAACATCCAGCTACCAACAG gAGTTTCTAAAGGCCCCTCCGTGCCCCTTGAGTCAGAACCTGATGTGGAAAAAGCCCCCAGCCCGCCCTCTGATCCTCCAGGCTCCCCAGAACCTGCAGAGTCAGAAAATCCCAAACCCAAAACTTCTAAGAAGAAATCAAAGGTGGAAGAATGA